GGCCAGTCTGCCTTTTACATTGCCAAGTGGGCCAGCTCGAACTGGAGCCCGCTGGGCACCGGCCTCAACGGCTCCGTGCTGGCCCTAACCGTAGGAGCCGGCAGCAAAGTGTACGTGGGCGGCAGCTTCACTAACGTGGGTGACGGCTCGAAGGTGTTTCCCTATCTGGGCATCTACAGCGACGCGCCGGCCCCCACGCTAACCAACTTTACGCCCCCAAACGGGCCGGTTGGCACCAACGTAACACTTACCGGTACCAATTTCACTTCAACCACTGCGGTAGCCTTCAACGGTACGCTGGCGCCAGGCTTCATCGTGGTTTCTGACACCCGCATCACCGTCAATGTACCCGCCGGCGCCACCACCGGCCCGATCAGCGTAACGACACCCAGCGGCACAGCTACCTCGGCTACCAGCTTCACGGTAACTGCGCCACTACCCGTGGTAAGTGGCCTGAGCACCGCCGCCGAACTGGTGGGCATGCCCGTGACGATAACCGGCTCCAACTTCACTCCCGGCAGCACCGTTAGCTTCGGCGGAGTACTGGCAGCCAACGTGACGTATAACTCGGCAAGTTCGCTGACGGCGCTGATACCCGCCGCAGCTCCGGCAGGCGCTAGCAGCGTAGTCGTTACTACGGCCAACGGCAGCAGTGTGGGTAGCCCGGCATTTGAAGTACTGCACGTATACGAGGGCCCCGTATCAACCTGCCCCAGCACGACGGCCTACGTGGCAACCGGCGACGGGCTGTGGCACTACCTGCGGACTGCGAACGGCCGGGTTGTGGCCGCCCTACAGGATACCCGCGCCGCTTTAGGCACCGTGACTGTCAGCTTGCAGGTAAGCAGCCCAACCGCCGCCGTGCGGCAGGACGGCAGTGGCCGGAAGTACCTGGACCGCAACTTCAAAATCACTACCAGCGGCGGCGACTTTACGGGGCAACTTGTGAACGTGCGCTTCTATGCTCTGCTCAGCGAACTAAGCCATCTGCAGGAAGCCGACCCAACCGTGACGATGACCAGCCTCAACACGACCCAGTACCGCGGGGCCAATGAGGACTGCGACTTTAATAACAACGACTTTAGCACCGGTGAATTCCGCAGCCTGGCCGCCCCAGCCAGCTCCCCCGGTGCAAACTACCCCTGGTTTGTGGCGCAGGTAGCCGTATTCAACCACTTTTCCGAGTTCTACCTGACTGGTAGCGGCAGCCCGCTCCCCGTCACCCTGACCAGCTTCACTGCCAAGCGCCAGGGAGCCGCAGTGGTCTTGCGCTGGTCTACGGCCCAGGAAAAGGACAACGCCTACTTCATCGTGGAAACCAGTTCCGACGGGCACAACTTCCGGTCCTTAGGCCGCATTGCCGGCCACGGCACCAGCAGCACGCCCCGCCACTACGAATTCACGGATGCCGCCGTACGGGCCACTGCACCTACGCTGTACTACCGTCTGCGGCAACTTGACGCGGATGGGTCGGTGCACCTGAGTCCGGTGCGGACTATAGGTATGTCGGAAGCTACCCAACCTTTGCTGCTGTGGCCCAACCCAGCGCGCGAAGAGGTGCAGGTAAGCGGAGTCGCTCCCAAGCAGCTTGTGCAGCTGCTCGACGGCGTAGGCCGGGTAGTCGCCTCCGGCATTAGCCCAGAGCAAGGACCGTTGGTGCTGAAAATACCGGCGCAGTTGCCGGCCGGTATTTACACCGTGCGCTCATCTGGCGGCACCAGCAAGCTGGTAGTGCGCTAGAGAATCTGCTGCAAACACAAACGGCCGTCCTGCATAGGGCGGCCGTTTGTGTTTGCAACAGGTTTGGCCCGGTTACATACATCTGCTTTTGTATGGCAGTAAGCGCTCAGAAGTAAGCAATGCGTCACGGCTGAAAATACCCCGAAGCAGGAAAAGCTGCCGTTGGGTTTGAAGCCACAACTCCAGCAGACCCGGACTTTGCGTAATAGTCGCTTGCACTGTTATAACAGAGCCTTTCTGCAACCCTATTCACGCCCAGGCAGTAAAGACCTACACAACCTTAGTTTCTACTACACCTAAATTTACTGACCCACTCATGGAAGCCAAAGCAACCCAAGCCCTGCTCAACGAACTGCTCGAAACGCTGAAAGACGGCGAAAAAGGCTATTCTACCGCCACCGCTGACGTTGAAGATCATGATCTGAAGCAGGTATTCAAGAAGTACGCCGTGCAGCGCGACGGTTTCCTGACCGAGCTCGAAGACCAGATGCACCAGCTCAATCTGAAGGCCGATGAGGAAAGCTCGATTACGGGCACCGTCCACCGTGCCTTCATTAACCTGAAGGCCGCTATTACCAGCAAAAGCCGGGAAAGCATTCTGAACGAGTGCGAGCGGGGCGAAGATTATGCCGTGAAGGCCTACCAGACGGCCCTGAAAGCCGAAGGCCTGCCCGGTCAGCTCAAGACCATCATCGAGAAGCAATACCAGGGCATCCAGGAAGCCCACAACGAAATTCGCTCCCTGCGCGACGCTTCGGCCTCGAAGTAAGCGCGTTGTTTCAAACGCATAAAAAAGCCCCGCCGGAATCCCGGCGGGGCTTTTTATATTCAGCTAGCACTGGGTAAGGCCGTAGCCCTACCCTTACTTATGCTGCAAACTATTCGTCGAAATCCTGACGCGGACGGGGTGCTGGGCCTTCGCTGCGGTTGCCGCCGCGGAACCCGCCACCATCATTGTCGCGCTTGCCCTTGTAGCCACCGCCATAAGAGCTGCCCCCGTCGCGGTTGCCTTTGTAGCCGCCGCCGTAGGAGCTGCCCCCGCTGTTACCGCCGCGGTAGCCACCTTCCCGGTTGCCGCCGTACGAGCTGCCACCACGGTTGAAGCCGCCTTCGCGGCGCTCACCGTAGCTACCGCCGCGGTTACCACCGAAGCCGCCTTCGCGACGCTCGCCGAAGCTGCGGCGCGGACGGTCCTCACCGCCACCGAAGCCACCGGGGCCGCGGGTGTTGCCTTCCTGCTGGGCATCACCTTCCTGGCGGGGCGTAGCAATGTTGAATGACACGGGACGACCCTGAATCGAGGTGCGGCCCAGCTTGGTCGTGATTTCCTCGGCAAACTCCGAAGGCACTTCCACGAAGCTGAACTTGTCGTAGAGGGCAATGTCACCGACTTTGCTGCCGGTCAGGGCGGTGTTTTCGGCAATCAGGTCCACGATGTCGCGGGGATGAACCCGGTCTTTCTTGCCCATCGTGACGAAGAGGCGGGTGAAGCCGGGGCGCACGGCACCTTGCTGACGACCTACTTCGAGGCTCTTTTCGGCCTGCTTATCCTCCTTCATCGTCATGCGCAGCAGAGCGGCGGCCACGTCGAGGGAAGTAATTTCTTCTTCCTGGTCAAGCAGGCGCTGCACGCGGGCAACGTACTTCTCCAGCTTGCCCTTCTCAATGATTTCTTTGATCTGGGCCAGGAACAGCGTGGTTTTCACTTCCGACACATCCTCAAACGACGGAATCCGCTCCTGCTTGATGTTGGCCTTAGTGTAGCGCATGATGTCGCGCAGCTTGTAGATGTCGCGGCCACTCACGAAGGTGAAGGCCTTGCCCAGCTTACCAGCGCGGCCCGTGCGGCCAATGCGGTGCACGTAGTACTCCTCATCGGCGGGCAGGTCGTAGTTAACGACAGCTTCCACGTTCTCCACGTCGATACCGCGGGCAGCTACGTCGGTAGCAACCAGGATTTCGAGCGTGCCCTTGCGGAACTTGTCGAGCGTATTCTGGCGCTGCTGCTGGCCCATGTCGCCGTGCAAACCGTCGGCAAAGTAGCCGCGGGCCTGCAGTTCAGCCACGCACTCGTCGACCATGCGCTTCGTGTTGCAGAACACGATGGTGGACTTCAGGTTGTACATGTCGATGATGCGGGACAAAACGTCCTTTTTCATCGGGTTACGCACCTCGTAGTACATCTGCTCGATGTTGGTAACCGTCAGTTCCTGGTGGTTAACCTTTACGATTTTCGGGTTGGTCTGGTACTTTTTGGTGAGCTCCATAATCGGCTTGCTCATCGTAGCCGAGAAGAACACCGTCTGGCGGTCTTCGGGCATCTTGCTCAGTACCACCTCGATGTCGTCGCGGAAGCCCATGTCGAGCATTTCGTCAGCCTCATCGAGGATGATTTTCTTTACCTGATCCAGCTTCAGCGTACCGCGCTCCAGGTGGTCCATCACCCGGCCGGGCGTACCGATTACGATCTGCACGCCGCGCTCCAGAGCCTGGAACTGCCGGTCGTAGCTCTGCCCGCCGTAGATGGGCACCACGGCCAAACCACGCTTGTATTTGCCCAGTTTCTGGATTTCACCCGAAACCTGCACCGCCAATTCGCGGGTGGGGCAGAGAATCAGCACCTGCACGGCGCGGTTGTTGGTGTCGACGCCCTCGATGGCGGGAATGCCGAAAGCGGCGGTCTTGCCGGTACCGGTCTGGGCCTGGCCAATGACGTCCTTGCCCTCGAGCAGAACCGGAATGGCGGCCGTTTGGATGGGGGATGCTTCTTCGTAGCCGAGCTCAGCAATGGCGCGCTGCAGCTCCTCGGAGAGATTTAACTCTTCAAATTTTACTTTTTCCATGTCTATGTTAGATGGAATGAGAGACACTAGCTCTGAAAACAGCGGATTCAGCGACGTTCCTCTCCCACTCAACAACAACGACAAGCGACGAAAGCAACGGACGGAAGACGAAGGCGGCCAGCCTATTAGATTACAGCAGCCTATGCTGCGCGGAACATGGCTGTTCTCAATGCGGCTGCAAAGGTACGTCTTTTCGGTGAAAAAAGATACCTAGCAGGCATTTTTAGCTAATTCTTATTCCTGGGTACAGTTCAGTTTACTATAAGCCGGCGGGCAAACAGGCAGCTTGCCTGGGCTCCTCTTCCGGCTTGGTTTGGGGCAACAGAGCCCCGAGCCCAGAAGTTCTATGGCTATATAAGTTTTTAGGGCTGTAAGGCTCAACTCCTAGGCTCTCTGGCAATTAGCCTGAACGCAAAAAAGCCTGCGCGAGGCAGGCTTTTCTGTTTCACTTGCGAGAAGTGAGGTAATTAAACCAACGATACCTTTACGGCATTCAGGCCTTTTTTACCCTGTGCAACGTCGAATTGCACTTTGTCGTTCTCACGAATTTCGTCGATCAGGTCACTTACGTGTACGAAGATGTCCTGACCGTTTTCGTCAGATTTAATGAAACCAAAGCCCTTGGTGTCATTGAAGAATTTTACTGTTCCTGTTTGCATGAGGATATTGTATGGATGTCATTCAAGCAAGGTGGCCATTGTTATCTGATGTAGCTCCTTGCAGAACGAATAGCAGAATAATGAAGCACATTATCTTAAACTTGAACCAAAGATACGCATTCTGAATGTAACGGTTCGCGTTAGGCAGTATTATGCTTCTGCTCGCCAAGCCGGTGTTTCCGGTAAAGTGGCCCTGACAGCCTGCAAACGCCACTTATTGACCGATGATTTTTGAAGATTTTTTTGTACAGCTCAACGGCATCCGGCGTACACAGCACCTGTAGCGTATCTAATATTGGCTTACCGCCTAGCCTCAGCGTGGCATGCGCTGGCTTTTCGGCAACCTGTATATTGACTAGTATACCTGCTAGCGCACTTATTCACGTCTCTTCGTTCTTCTTATATGACAGACTCTCCTGTCTCCTTCCGCTTTTCCCGCCTGCTTACCATTGTGGAGGCTGATATCGACGAACTCAACCACGTCAATAATGTGCAGTACGTGCAATTCGTGCAGGACACGGCTGCGGCGCATTGGCATGCGGCTTTCCCGGCCGGTGAGCGGGAACAGTATATATGGGTAGTGCTGGAACACCGGGTGCGCTACCACAAGCCCGCCTTTCTGGGCGAGGAGCTGCGCTGCACCACCTGGATCGGGGAAGTGCGCGGGGCCCAGTCGCAGCGCTTCGTGCGCATCGAGCGGGCTACGGACGGAGTGCTGCTCTGCGAGGCCGAAACCCAGTGGGTGCTGCTCGACCCCGGTACCCAGCGTCCCAAGCGCGTGACGCCGGAGGTGGAGCAGCGGCTGCGCGTGGCGGTGGGCTAAGCCCAAGCTAGCGCCGGTAAACCATGCGGTACAGGTCGAAGCCCGGGGCCTAGTAGTCTTTGTTGACCTCGACCAAGTCGAAGCCGCCCTTCTCGTAGAACTTGTAGACTAGTTGGGAAGTTCGCACCGATATGGTTTCGACTTGTGTGGATTCGCCAGTAGAACGGTTACTCAATTTTGATATGTTTCTTGTCACTGGCTGTACTTTTTTCTATTTTCCTCACTAAAAGTGATAGGTACTGTCCACGGCATTCTTTGAAACTTACCGTGGCTGTATATAATACTCCACGCAGATAGTAGCCTGACTACCCGAATAGCTTCATTGTTATATTTAGAATCATAACTTTTTACTATTTCCACTTTATCAATTATGCCCTGCTCATTGGCAGAGAACTGCACAAAAACCCGGGCATTACTAACCGGTTGGGGTAGCTTATGCCAGACAATATTTTTATAAATAAATTGCAGCAACTTCCTCGAATCAGTCTCATACACGGAAGTACGTGACTTAGAGTTATCATATATCTTCTCTGTAATTACTCGGCCTTGCTTGAGTTGTATAATCCTCTCCTTTTCGTATATAGAACCGTACCCCATGTGCTCGTAGCGCAGCAATTTACCTTCTGGCACTAGCACTTCGCCACTAAACCAATCCGCTTTAACCTTACCATTTATACATTTTTCACCAAATAGTTTTTTCAAATTGGCGCTCAATTTATCATCACTAAAGCAACAGCTGTAGATTCCTAGCAGATAAAGCTCCCCAGCAATTATTTCCCAATGGGCCATATAATTTCTCCAACAAGCAGTGGATGCACACCCCGGTTTGCTACCAAATAGTTTGGGGCGTATAGACTCTAATTTATCCCACTGCTCAAGTGGGTTTGCAAATAGCCGTACCTCTTGTCCTTTGTAGCGCAATTGATCCGGAATTTGGGCAGTTGCATAAGCCAGCGGGCAAGAATGTATCCACAGAAGCAAAGCAACGGTCCAGCTTATATACTTTATCATATGAGTATAGAATTTCCCTTACACAGGCTAATATAAACGATTGGCTGGCGGACTAAGTACGGTCATTTATGGGTTATCTTGCACGCCGCTTTCCTTTCCCGCAATGCCCGCCACGTTCCGCATCTACTCGTCTTCCGCCGGCTCCGGCAAAACGTACCAGCTAACCAAGGAATACCTGAAGCTGGCCCTGGGCTCGGAGGACCCGGCTTATTTCAAGAGCATCCTGGCCATTACCTTCACCAACGACGCGGCGGGCGAAATGAAGGAGCGCATCATCAGTGCCTTGCGCAGCTTTGCCTACCCCTCGGACGACGCTCAGCAGCAAGACGCCCTGCTCGGCGACATTGCCCGGGAGTTGGCCGAGGAAGGCCTGCTGCCGAAGCGGGCCGAGACGCCCGAAGAGCAACGGCAGGAACTGCGGCGCCGGGCGGCGGCCACGTTCCGGCTGGTGCTCTACCACTACGCCGACTTCGGCGTGAGCACCATCGACTCCTTCGTACAGCGCATCGTGCAGGCCTTTACCCGGGAACTGGGCTTGCCGGCCACGTTTGAGGTGGAGCTCGACGGCGACGCGGTGCTGCAAAGCGCGGTGGCCCTGTTGCTGGACCGCGTCAACCGAGACCCCAACGCGGCCCTGCTCAGCCGCTCCCTGGCCGACTACGCCTTGAGCAAGGCCGACGAGGGCCGCAGCTGGAATAACCTCTCGGACGAGCTGGTACAGTTCGGGCGCTTTCTGCTGAGTGAGCCCGTGCACGAGGCCGTGACCCAGCTGCAAAAGATGTCGCTGCAGGACTACCGGCGGCTGCACGAAACGCTGCGGAAGCGCAAGGAAGTTATTGAGGGCAAGTTTCAGCTGGCGGCCTTGCAGGCTATTGTAGCGTTGGAAACGGCCGGCGTGACGGAGGCTGACTTGTACCAGGGCAAAAACGGCATCATCGGCTATTTTACGAAGTGGGAAGAGCGGCTGCTGCCCGACAAGGAGGCCAACAGCTACGTGCGGGCCACCTTTGAGCAGGATAAGTGGTACAGTGGCAAGGTGAAAACGGCGGCCGACAAGCAGCGGGTGGACGCCGTGAAAGAGGAAGTAACGCGCTACTACCTGGAGCTGGAGAACCTGCGGGCCACGCTGCTTTCGGACTATATTCTGGTGAACGGCATGCTCCCCTACCTGTTTCACGTGTCGTTGCTGAGTGAGCTGAGCAAGGCCGTGGACCAGCTGAGCCGGGAGCGGGGCGTGGTACTCATTGCCGAGTTTAACCGCCGCATTGCCAGCATCGTGCTGCGCGAGCCGGTGCCCTTTCTCTACGAGCGAATGGGGGAACGGTACCTGCACCTGCTCATCGACGAGTTTCAGGACACGTCTGTGCTGCAGTGGAACAACCTGCTGCCCCTGGTGGAAAACGCCGTGTCGACCGGCAACCTGTCGTTGGCCGTGGGCGACGCCAAGCAGGCTATTTACCGCTGGCGGGGCGGGGAAATGGAGCAGATTCTGCGTTTGCACAAGAATGAAACGCAGTACCTCTACGGCCGCGTGGCCGATGAGGAGCTGCGCGGGCTGCTGCAGGACCGCTACTACACCCTGGACCAGGCCCTGACGCCCGAGCACCTGAATACCAACTACCGCTCGGCTCCGGAGATTATCCAGTTCAACAACGACTTCTTCGGACAGGTCAGCAGCACGCATCCGCAGCTGCCGCTGGTGCAGAGCATTTACGATGAGCATTTTGGGCAGCAAACCCCCGGTGGGGAGGCTGGCCACGTGGAGCTGCTCTTCACCGAAGATAATGCCCCAGCCCGGCGCTACAACCCCGTAACGGGCGACTACACCACGGAAATTCTCCCCGGTGTGGGCCCCGACGAGGTATTTGACTACGAAGCCAGCACGCTCTACCTCACCCTGCAACTCGTGGAGCAGGCTATGCAGGATGGGTTCCGGCTTCAGGACATTGCCGTGCTTTGCCGCCGCCGCGACTCCAGCCGCCGGGTGGCCAAGTTCCTGAAAGAGCGGGGCTACCCCATTATTTCGGCCGATTCGCTGTCGTTGGAGTTTGCCGAAGTAGTGAACCTGTTGGTGGCCTTGTTCCGGGTGCTGAACCGGCCTGCTGACACCCTGGCCCGAGCCGAAGCCCTGCTGCTGGTCGATAAAGTGGTGCGGCAGTTGGCCCCTACCCCGGCCCGGGCCCGCCACATTGCCACGCTAGCCAATGCCGAGAAGGCCCAGGACTTTTTCGACGAGCTGCGCGCCCTGGGTTACGACGTACGGGAGCGGGAAACCGGTAACCTGGGCCTCTACGAGCTGACTGAGCGGCTCATGGGCACCTTCGGGCTCTTGGGCCGCAACGAGGAAAGTGAGTACCTGTTTCGTTTCCTGGACCTTACCCTGGAGTACAGCCTGCGCTTTGGCAACAACCTCAATAACTTCCTGGCCTACTGGGAGCAGAAGAAAAGTGCGCTGAGCATCAATGCCCCGGCGGGCCGGGACGCTATTACCATTACTACTGTGCACAAGGCCAAGGGCCTGGCCTACGGGGTAGTCATCGTGCCCTTCGCCGACTGGAGCCTGACGCCCTACCGCGGCACCTTGCTCTGGGGCCAGCTGCCGGAAGATGCCAAACCGGTGCCTGAAATGCCGCCCATTGCGGTGGTCAGCCAGACCCAGGCCCTGCTGCGCACCCCGCTGGCCCAGCAGTATACCGAGGAGCTGGAGAAGACCTTTCTGGAAGGCCTCAACATGCTCTACGTGGCCTTCACCCGGCCCCGGCACCGGCTCTACATCATCAGCCGCCGGCCCAAACCGACCAAAACGGCCAAGGAACTGGAGGTAAGTAGCCCCGCCGAGCCAGCCAAGACGGTGGCTGAGCTGCTGCACCGCTACCTGCTGGCTACCGGCACCTGGAACGACGAGCGCACCGCCTACACGCTGGCCGACAGTCACAACTTCGTGCCCCGGCTCAAAAGCCGGGAAGTTACCGAAACATACCCGTTAGCCAACCTGAGCAGCACGCCCTGGGAGGAACGGCTCCGCCTGCGCCGGCACGCCAATACTATTTTCGACTTCGACGACCAGCAGGTGCAGCGTGAGTGGAACCGCAAGCTGCACTACGCCCTACGCCGCCTCGAAGTAGCCACCGACGTGGACCGCGTGACGGCCCAGCTGGTGGCCGAGGGACTGGTCAGCAGCAAGGAAAAAGGCCAGCTGGTGAGCTTGTTGTGCCGCACCGTGGAAAACCCGCAGATGGCCCACTACTTCAGCCTAGCGGTGGCCGTGGAAACCGAGCGGGAAATCCTGGTGGGTGGTACCCGCCGCCAGGACTATAAGCCCGACCGGATTGTGTTTGAGCCGGACGTGAAGCCTGCGCCGGGCCGCGTGACGCTGATTGATTTCAAGATTCCGCCGCCCGAGCCCCAGCACCGCCGGCAGCTACAGCAGTATGCCGGCCTGTTTCGGCAGTTGGGCTACACCGACGTGCAGTGCGTGCTCTACTACTTTGATTCGGAAGAGGTTGTGGTGTTTTAAAGCCCGGTTTCCGCTTAGGGGTAGTCGTTTATTTCAGGCGAACCAACTTTTTGTTGTACTGCCGGATAGTTTGCCACTGCTGGGTACTCCACCTGTTGGCGGCCGGATTAGGAATGCTCATTGAATCGCGCAGAGCACTGGTGATAAAGACTTCCGTGGGTTCGGTTCTCAGCGAGTTGCTGACCAGAAAGTGAATACTATCGGCGGTGGTTTTGGTAATCTGTATCAGTGCGTACCGCCCGGCATCCGTCGGCATCGAGTACACGGCCCCGACGGCAGGAATAGCCGAGGGATCTTCGGTAGCGGCTGGGTCGTCCTCAGAAACAGCGGCGGCCGTGGATTTGGGCGTTGAGGTTTTGTCGCTGAACAGGCCGACGCCAATAATAAACAGCACGCCGATACCCAGCAGAATCAGGGCCAGATAATTGGTAATGGGCAAACGGGCCTGGCTTTGGGCGGCGGCTACCGGGGCTTGGTAGGCGGCGGGCATTTCCTTTTTTTCCAACACCTGCTTGCAGTGCCCACACTGGGTCAGGCTAAACTTGCCGATGGGAATTACCGGAATCCAGAAGAAGTGAAAGTAGCGCGAGAAGACCGTGGCCGTCAACGAATCCGGGGTGCCGCAGTGGGTACAGGTAACGCTGGGCAAGGCAGTCGTCGTGATGCGGGTCTGACCCAATCCAAAGAAAAACAGCATAGCAGGAAGGAATAGAGAGTTGGGAATATAGCCGCAAGAAACCCAAATTCTTCGGTTTGCGGGCAGCACCCGAGCGTTGTCCAGCTCAACAATGCAGTAGTTTTCTCACAACTATATAGCTCTTGCCTATTCTAATTGCGTAAAATATTAGTATTTTGCTTCGCCAAAAAAATTAGCAACCTGATTCATCATGTCGGATAAACGCCAGGCCGCTCTCGGCTTCATCTTCATCACGCTCCTGCTGGACGTTATTGGGTTCGGCATTATTATCCCCGTGATTCCCAGGCTCATCAGCAACCTCACGGGCGGAACCATTAGTGATGCTTCCCGGTACGGGGGCTGGCTCATGTTTGCTTTTGCCAGCA
Above is a genomic segment from Hymenobacter cellulosivorans containing:
- a CDS encoding DEAD/DEAH box helicase, whose translation is MEKVKFEELNLSEELQRAIAELGYEEASPIQTAAIPVLLEGKDVIGQAQTGTGKTAAFGIPAIEGVDTNNRAVQVLILCPTRELAVQVSGEIQKLGKYKRGLAVVPIYGGQSYDRQFQALERGVQIVIGTPGRVMDHLERGTLKLDQVKKIILDEADEMLDMGFRDDIEVVLSKMPEDRQTVFFSATMSKPIMELTKKYQTNPKIVKVNHQELTVTNIEQMYYEVRNPMKKDVLSRIIDMYNLKSTIVFCNTKRMVDECVAELQARGYFADGLHGDMGQQQRQNTLDKFRKGTLEILVATDVAARGIDVENVEAVVNYDLPADEEYYVHRIGRTGRAGKLGKAFTFVSGRDIYKLRDIMRYTKANIKQERIPSFEDVSEVKTTLFLAQIKEIIEKGKLEKYVARVQRLLDQEEEITSLDVAAALLRMTMKEDKQAEKSLEVGRQQGAVRPGFTRLFVTMGKKDRVHPRDIVDLIAENTALTGSKVGDIALYDKFSFVEVPSEFAEEITTKLGRTSIQGRPVSFNIATPRQEGDAQQEGNTRGPGGFGGGEDRPRRSFGERREGGFGGNRGGSYGERREGGFNRGGSSYGGNREGGYRGGNSGGSSYGGGYKGNRDGGSSYGGGYKGKRDNDGGGFRGGNRSEGPAPRPRQDFDE
- a CDS encoding acyl-CoA thioesterase; translation: MTDSPVSFRFSRLLTIVEADIDELNHVNNVQYVQFVQDTAAAHWHAAFPAGEREQYIWVVLEHRVRYHKPAFLGEELRCTTWIGEVRGAQSQRFVRIERATDGVLLCEAETQWVLLDPGTQRPKRVTPEVEQRLRVAVG
- a CDS encoding zinc-ribbon domain-containing protein — protein: MLFFFGLGQTRITTTALPSVTCTHCGTPDSLTATVFSRYFHFFWIPVIPIGKFSLTQCGHCKQVLEKKEMPAAYQAPVAAAQSQARLPITNYLALILLGIGVLFIIGVGLFSDKTSTPKSTAAAVSEDDPAATEDPSAIPAVGAVYSMPTDAGRYALIQITKTTADSIHFLVSNSLRTEPTEVFITSALRDSMSIPNPAANRWSTQQWQTIRQYNKKLVRLK
- a CDS encoding ferritin-like domain-containing protein, yielding MEAKATQALLNELLETLKDGEKGYSTATADVEDHDLKQVFKKYAVQRDGFLTELEDQMHQLNLKADEESSITGTVHRAFINLKAAITSKSRESILNECERGEDYAVKAYQTALKAEGLPGQLKTIIEKQYQGIQEAHNEIRSLRDASASK
- a CDS encoding UvrD-helicase domain-containing protein, whose translation is MPATFRIYSSSAGSGKTYQLTKEYLKLALGSEDPAYFKSILAITFTNDAAGEMKERIISALRSFAYPSDDAQQQDALLGDIARELAEEGLLPKRAETPEEQRQELRRRAAATFRLVLYHYADFGVSTIDSFVQRIVQAFTRELGLPATFEVELDGDAVLQSAVALLLDRVNRDPNAALLSRSLADYALSKADEGRSWNNLSDELVQFGRFLLSEPVHEAVTQLQKMSLQDYRRLHETLRKRKEVIEGKFQLAALQAIVALETAGVTEADLYQGKNGIIGYFTKWEERLLPDKEANSYVRATFEQDKWYSGKVKTAADKQRVDAVKEEVTRYYLELENLRATLLSDYILVNGMLPYLFHVSLLSELSKAVDQLSRERGVVLIAEFNRRIASIVLREPVPFLYERMGERYLHLLIDEFQDTSVLQWNNLLPLVENAVSTGNLSLAVGDAKQAIYRWRGGEMEQILRLHKNETQYLYGRVADEELRGLLQDRYYTLDQALTPEHLNTNYRSAPEIIQFNNDFFGQVSSTHPQLPLVQSIYDEHFGQQTPGGEAGHVELLFTEDNAPARRYNPVTGDYTTEILPGVGPDEVFDYEASTLYLTLQLVEQAMQDGFRLQDIAVLCRRRDSSRRVAKFLKERGYPIISADSLSLEFAEVVNLLVALFRVLNRPADTLARAEALLLVDKVVRQLAPTPARARHIATLANAEKAQDFFDELRALGYDVRERETGNLGLYELTERLMGTFGLLGRNEESEYLFRFLDLTLEYSLRFGNNLNNFLAYWEQKKSALSINAPAGRDAITITTVHKAKGLAYGVVIVPFADWSLTPYRGTLLWGQLPEDAKPVPEMPPIAVVSQTQALLRTPLAQQYTEELEKTFLEGLNMLYVAFTRPRHRLYIISRRPKPTKTAKELEVSSPAEPAKTVAELLHRYLLATGTWNDERTAYTLADSHNFVPRLKSREVTETYPLANLSSTPWEERLRLRRHANTIFDFDDQQVQREWNRKLHYALRRLEVATDVDRVTAQLVAEGLVSSKEKGQLVSLLCRTVENPQMAHYFSLAVAVETEREILVGGTRRQDYKPDRIVFEPDVKPAPGRVTLIDFKIPPPEPQHRRQLQQYAGLFRQLGYTDVQCVLYYFDSEEVVVF
- a CDS encoding energy transducer TonB family protein — protein: MIKYISWTVALLLWIHSCPLAYATAQIPDQLRYKGQEVRLFANPLEQWDKLESIRPKLFGSKPGCASTACWRNYMAHWEIIAGELYLLGIYSCCFSDDKLSANLKKLFGEKCINGKVKADWFSGEVLVPEGKLLRYEHMGYGSIYEKERIIQLKQGRVITEKIYDNSKSRTSVYETDSRKLLQFIYKNIVWHKLPQPVSNARVFVQFSANEQGIIDKVEIVKSYDSKYNNEAIRVVRLLSAWSIIYSHGKFQRMPWTVPITFSEENRKKYSQ
- a CDS encoding cold-shock protein, with protein sequence MQTGTVKFFNDTKGFGFIKSDENGQDIFVHVSDLIDEIRENDKVQFDVAQGKKGLNAVKVSLV